Proteins from one Vibrio pomeroyi genomic window:
- the nirD gene encoding nitrite reductase small subunit NirD yields MAFTKVCKIEDIIPGTGVCALVGGEQVAVFRPTKAEEVFAISNTDPYFQSNVLSRGLIVEHKEELWVASPLKKQRFNLTTGACMEDENFNVKAYKTRVTKGAVEISA; encoded by the coding sequence ATGGCATTTACCAAAGTTTGTAAGATCGAAGACATTATCCCAGGTACAGGTGTTTGTGCATTGGTTGGTGGTGAGCAAGTAGCTGTTTTCCGCCCAACGAAAGCTGAAGAAGTATTCGCGATTAGCAACACAGACCCTTACTTCCAATCTAACGTGTTATCACGTGGCCTGATTGTAGAGCACAAAGAAGAGCTTTGGGTGGCAAGCCCGCTTAAGAAGCAACGCTTTAACCTGACAACAGGTGCGTGCATGGAAGACGAGAACTTCAACGTGAAAGCGTACAAAACTCGTGTTACCAAAGGTGCTGTAGAAATCTCTGCTTAA
- a CDS encoding DUF4174 domain-containing protein — protein sequence METSKAAQAVNRSNVWSNVLKVLTISTVLIMSLTINSVLAYPAYSHSSPLPHRSVIYFAPKEDSVVKEFLNEVLINNCQLDERDVVIMVIAESGYTVPTWLEEEFNLEAVTSVYEIPKGSHTAVLIGKDGKEKHRWNGKTDWQKITNIIDEMPMRQQEMQRQSSRCSI from the coding sequence ATGGAAACATCCAAAGCGGCACAAGCAGTCAATCGCTCGAACGTTTGGTCTAATGTTTTAAAGGTTCTAACTATCAGTACGGTGTTAATCATGAGCTTAACCATCAACTCAGTGCTTGCCTACCCAGCTTATTCTCATTCCAGTCCACTCCCACACCGAAGCGTCATTTATTTCGCGCCAAAAGAGGACTCAGTGGTCAAAGAATTTCTAAACGAAGTGTTGATCAACAACTGCCAATTGGACGAACGTGATGTGGTTATCATGGTGATTGCAGAGAGTGGCTACACCGTACCCACTTGGTTAGAAGAAGAGTTTAACCTAGAGGCAGTAACCAGCGTTTATGAGATCCCTAAAGGGTCACACACTGCGGTATTGATTGGTAAAGACGGAAAAGAGAAACACAGATGGAATGGTAAGACAGACTGGCAGAAAATCACCAATATCATCGACGAAATGCCAATGCGTCAACAAGAAATGCAGCGACAAAGTAGCCGCTGCAGTATTTAA
- the nirB gene encoding nitrite reductase large subunit NirB yields the protein MSKMKLVVIGNGMVGHRYIEDLVEKTDVANMDITVFCEEPRVAYDRVHLSSYFSHHTADELSLVKEGFYEKHGINMLIGERAINVNREKKTVYSSTGREIQYDKLILATGSFPFVPPIKGNEGKDCFVYRTIEDLKAIEATAKNSKSGVVVGGGLLGLEAAGALKALGVTTHVVEFAPKLMAEQLDQAGGNQLRQKIERMGVNVHTSKNTLEIAPEGTEARNVMRFADGTELETDFIVFSAGIRPQDKLARQMGLGIAPRGGIEINDHCQTTDKDIYAIGECASWNQTFYGLVAPGYKMATVAVDHVVGNESTFEGADMSAKLKLLGVKVGSIGDANGRTPGCKSYVYQNEEQEVYKRLIVSEDNKKLLGAVMVGDTSDYGDLLQLMLNEIDLPEHPDALILPAHAGAEKPTLGADSLPESAVICSCFDVTKGKIAQAVAEGHHTIGDIKAVTGAGTGCGGCIPLVTSVLNAELAKAGVEVKNDVCEHFAYSRQELFHLIRIEEIKTFDELLEKYGKGYGCEVCKPLAGSILASCWGEHILKPELVKLHDTNDNFLGNMQKDGTYSVIPRMAGGEVTPQALSVLADVAAEYNLYTKITGAQRIGLFGAQKDDLPAIWKKLIAAGYETGQAYAKALRMAKTCVGSTWCRYGVQDSVGLGVMIENRYKGIRTPHKMKFGVSGCTRECAEAQGKDLGIIATDAGWNMYVCGNGGMKPRHADLLASDLDQETLLKYIDRFMMFYIRTAAPLQRTSVWMDNLEGGVDYLREVIVDNKLGINDQLEADVAGLVGNFACEWSDTINDEAQLKRFSHFINADDRDENVVFVDDGREQHRPATFTEKHPEAKGDILHVELV from the coding sequence ATGAGCAAGATGAAGCTAGTCGTAATCGGTAACGGGATGGTCGGTCATCGCTATATCGAAGATTTAGTCGAGAAGACAGATGTTGCTAACATGGACATTACGGTGTTCTGTGAAGAGCCTCGCGTAGCCTATGATCGTGTACACCTTTCTTCTTATTTTTCACACCATACTGCGGACGAACTTTCTTTAGTTAAAGAAGGCTTCTACGAGAAACACGGCATCAACATGCTGATCGGCGAACGTGCTATTAACGTTAACCGTGAAAAGAAAACAGTTTACTCGAGCACTGGTCGTGAAATTCAATACGACAAACTTATCCTTGCTACAGGTTCATTCCCATTCGTTCCGCCAATCAAAGGTAACGAAGGTAAAGACTGTTTTGTTTACCGTACAATTGAAGATCTGAAAGCGATCGAAGCAACGGCTAAGAACTCTAAGTCTGGTGTTGTTGTTGGTGGTGGTCTACTTGGCCTTGAAGCGGCAGGCGCACTTAAAGCACTTGGCGTAACGACACACGTTGTTGAGTTTGCTCCTAAGCTAATGGCTGAGCAGCTTGACCAAGCGGGTGGTAACCAACTTCGTCAAAAAATCGAACGTATGGGCGTTAACGTACATACAAGCAAGAACACGCTTGAGATTGCTCCTGAAGGCACTGAAGCTCGTAACGTAATGCGCTTTGCAGACGGTACTGAGCTAGAAACTGATTTCATCGTATTTTCTGCTGGTATTCGCCCTCAAGACAAACTTGCTCGTCAAATGGGTCTAGGTATTGCACCTCGTGGCGGTATCGAGATTAACGATCACTGTCAAACGACAGACAAAGATATCTACGCAATCGGTGAGTGTGCGTCTTGGAACCAAACGTTCTACGGCTTAGTAGCTCCAGGCTACAAAATGGCGACGGTAGCGGTTGACCACGTTGTTGGTAACGAAAGCACATTCGAAGGTGCTGACATGTCTGCGAAGCTTAAGCTTCTAGGCGTGAAAGTAGGTTCTATCGGTGATGCAAACGGTCGTACTCCTGGCTGTAAGAGCTACGTTTACCAAAACGAAGAGCAAGAAGTTTACAAGCGCCTAATCGTTTCTGAAGACAACAAGAAGCTTCTTGGTGCGGTAATGGTCGGTGATACGTCTGACTACGGCGATCTTCTACAGCTTATGCTGAACGAAATCGACCTACCAGAACACCCAGATGCTCTAATTCTTCCTGCACACGCTGGCGCTGAAAAGCCAACACTTGGCGCAGACTCGCTTCCTGAATCAGCAGTTATCTGTTCTTGTTTCGATGTGACTAAAGGCAAAATCGCTCAAGCGGTTGCTGAAGGTCACCACACCATTGGTGATATCAAAGCAGTAACAGGCGCAGGTACTGGTTGTGGTGGTTGTATTCCACTAGTGACTTCGGTACTAAACGCTGAACTAGCTAAAGCTGGTGTTGAAGTGAAGAACGACGTGTGTGAGCACTTTGCGTACTCTCGCCAAGAGCTTTTCCACTTAATTCGCATCGAAGAAATCAAAACGTTCGATGAGCTACTAGAGAAATACGGTAAAGGCTACGGCTGTGAAGTATGTAAGCCTCTAGCGGGTTCTATCCTTGCTTCTTGCTGGGGTGAACACATCCTTAAGCCTGAGTTAGTGAAGTTGCACGATACCAACGATAACTTCCTAGGTAACATGCAAAAAGACGGTACTTACTCTGTTATCCCTCGTATGGCGGGTGGTGAAGTAACGCCTCAAGCACTAAGCGTTCTTGCTGATGTTGCTGCAGAATACAACCTGTACACCAAGATTACGGGTGCACAACGTATTGGTCTATTCGGTGCCCAGAAAGATGACCTTCCAGCTATCTGGAAGAAGTTAATCGCTGCGGGTTACGAGACTGGCCAAGCTTACGCAAAAGCACTTCGTATGGCTAAGACATGTGTTGGTTCAACTTGGTGTCGTTACGGCGTTCAAGATTCAGTTGGCCTAGGCGTGATGATCGAGAACCGTTACAAAGGCATCCGTACTCCTCATAAAATGAAGTTTGGTGTGTCGGGCTGTACTCGTGAGTGTGCTGAAGCTCAAGGTAAAGATTTAGGTATTATCGCGACTGACGCGGGTTGGAACATGTACGTGTGTGGTAACGGTGGTATGAAGCCTCGTCACGCAGACCTACTGGCAAGCGACCTAGACCAAGAAACACTGTTGAAATACATCGACCGTTTCATGATGTTCTACATCCGCACGGCTGCGCCACTGCAACGTACTTCGGTATGGATGGACAACCTAGAAGGTGGTGTTGACTACCTACGTGAAGTGATTGTTGATAACAAACTTGGCATCAACGACCAGCTTGAAGCTGACGTGGCTGGCCTAGTGGGTAACTTCGCTTGTGAGTGGAGTGACACTATCAACGATGAAGCTCAACTTAAGCGATTCTCACACTTCATCAATGCTGATGACCGTGATGAAAACGTTGTGTTTGTTGACGATGGCCGTGAACAACACCGCCCTGCGACATTCACAGAGAAACACCCTGAAGCGAAGGGCGATATCCTTCACGTTGAACTGGTTTAA
- a CDS encoding formate/nitrite transporter family protein, with protein MSPDYKPAEFVQTMIDVGEAKTKTSTRDLLIRSTMAGIILSLAVVVAITAMVQTGIGLVGALVFPVGFVILSVMGYDLVTGVFGLAPLAKFDNRPGITWGRILRCWGIVGLGNLIGSLIVAFLVAVSLTGNFSLEPNAVAQKFIAVSTGRSLGFENMGMDGWITCFVRGIFCNLMVCLGVIGNMTARTVSGRVAMMWFPIFIFFALVFEHTVVNMFLFPLGMILGADFGIATWLNFNLIPTILGNIVGGLLMTCVPLYLTHAKTAPSLGAK; from the coding sequence ATGTCTCCTGATTACAAACCAGCTGAATTCGTTCAAACGATGATTGATGTGGGTGAAGCGAAAACTAAAACAAGTACTCGCGATCTTCTGATTCGAAGTACTATGGCTGGTATCATCCTGTCTCTAGCGGTTGTTGTGGCTATTACAGCAATGGTACAAACAGGCATTGGCCTTGTTGGCGCACTAGTGTTCCCAGTTGGTTTCGTTATTCTAAGTGTTATGGGTTACGACCTAGTAACTGGCGTTTTCGGCCTTGCTCCTTTAGCTAAATTCGACAACCGCCCAGGCATTACTTGGGGCCGTATCCTACGTTGTTGGGGTATTGTTGGTCTTGGTAACCTTATCGGTTCTTTGATTGTTGCTTTCCTAGTTGCTGTGTCATTAACAGGTAACTTCTCTCTAGAGCCAAACGCTGTTGCTCAAAAATTCATTGCTGTTTCTACAGGCCGTAGCTTAGGTTTTGAAAACATGGGTATGGACGGATGGATCACGTGTTTCGTACGCGGTATCTTCTGTAACCTAATGGTATGTCTAGGTGTGATTGGTAACATGACAGCGCGCACTGTATCTGGCCGTGTAGCAATGATGTGGTTCCCAATCTTCATCTTCTTCGCACTAGTATTTGAGCACACAGTAGTAAACATGTTCCTATTCCCACTGGGTATGATTCTTGGCGCTGACTTCGGTATCGCGACATGGTTGAACTTCAACCTTATCCCAACAATCCTAGGTAACATCGTTGGTGGTCTACTAATGACATGTGTTCCTCTATACCTAACTCACGCTAAAACAGCTCCTTCTCTAGGCGCTAAGTAA
- a CDS encoding methyl-accepting chemotaxis protein, which translates to MVFSVVLAIAVTSAILLFMGYKTFQNNSWQAIESESRNTLHAHAKGISDWFHDKKQAVHGLQQQVQLNPSLDIVPHLRQTLVSGGFGLSYYGNKEGEMFRHDPSLNKAGYDPRVRGWYKETLAQNKAVTTKPYVSVTMQALVVTLTDPVTENGSIIGVVASNLALDKLIEDVLAIQVPGNGRAILIDKEGTVVAHQNTEFILKQVTEIAPELSVSGLNSAAQNLTTIFTQVDGSERVLMAEPIKGTDWLLVIEMDKEVLEQPLFDMLISQITTGLIVLIVMAVATSWFVARQLVELGRVSEALADIAEGEGDLTQRLQVSSKDEVGQLADKFNVFVDRLHGMMTNVTQVSTAMNNGAEHANSSALKRSDSVSRQQDEITMVATAVTEMATATSEIAANADNTAKSATHSVELSEQGFQQMAKSQSSINELATELTSAVSIISELEEHGQQIASILATIREIAEQTNLLALNAAIEAARAGEQGRGFAVVADEVRVLSQRTHASTEEIEDKIKRLQQATNGAVKVMTQSHDMAKTSVHDVDMAEESLAQIREAIQMISDMATQIASAAEEQSLVTAEINANTESVREVSDVMALDATDAVSQADQLSHLASDLKQELSRFKL; encoded by the coding sequence ATGGTTTTCTCCGTAGTTTTAGCGATTGCAGTGACATCTGCCATTCTTCTTTTCATGGGTTATAAAACCTTTCAAAACAACAGCTGGCAAGCAATAGAAAGCGAGAGTCGTAACACACTGCATGCACACGCGAAAGGGATCAGTGATTGGTTTCACGATAAGAAACAAGCAGTGCATGGCTTACAGCAACAGGTACAGCTAAACCCTTCCTTAGATATCGTACCTCATTTGCGTCAAACTCTTGTATCTGGTGGCTTTGGGTTAAGTTATTACGGTAATAAAGAGGGGGAGATGTTCCGTCATGACCCTTCGCTTAATAAAGCGGGCTATGACCCAAGAGTCCGAGGTTGGTACAAAGAGACTTTAGCTCAGAATAAAGCCGTCACTACAAAGCCGTATGTTAGCGTCACAATGCAAGCGTTAGTGGTAACACTTACTGATCCTGTCACGGAGAATGGCTCGATCATCGGTGTTGTTGCGTCTAATTTAGCATTAGACAAACTGATCGAGGACGTATTGGCGATTCAGGTTCCGGGTAATGGACGTGCGATTCTCATTGATAAGGAAGGCACGGTCGTTGCGCACCAAAACACTGAGTTCATTCTCAAACAAGTGACTGAGATTGCGCCTGAACTCAGTGTTTCTGGTTTGAACAGTGCCGCACAAAATCTAACGACGATCTTTACTCAAGTTGATGGTAGCGAACGAGTGCTAATGGCCGAACCTATTAAAGGCACGGACTGGCTACTTGTGATTGAAATGGACAAAGAGGTTTTAGAACAGCCGTTGTTCGACATGTTGATCAGCCAAATTACTACTGGTTTGATTGTCTTGATCGTGATGGCAGTGGCAACGTCTTGGTTTGTTGCTCGACAGCTGGTGGAGTTAGGACGAGTGAGCGAAGCGCTGGCGGATATTGCTGAAGGCGAAGGAGATTTAACGCAGCGCCTTCAAGTATCGAGCAAAGATGAAGTAGGGCAACTCGCTGATAAGTTTAATGTGTTCGTAGACCGACTTCATGGAATGATGACGAACGTCACACAAGTTTCAACTGCAATGAACAATGGTGCAGAGCACGCCAATAGCAGCGCGTTGAAGCGCAGTGATAGTGTAAGCAGGCAGCAAGACGAAATAACCATGGTGGCAACCGCTGTGACAGAAATGGCGACAGCGACCTCTGAAATTGCCGCTAACGCTGATAACACAGCCAAAAGCGCGACTCACTCGGTTGAATTGAGCGAGCAAGGCTTCCAGCAGATGGCAAAAAGCCAATCATCAATTAATGAACTAGCAACCGAGCTCACAAGTGCCGTGTCTATCATTAGTGAGTTGGAAGAACATGGTCAGCAAATTGCCTCTATCTTAGCGACAATACGTGAAATAGCCGAGCAAACTAACTTGTTAGCGCTTAATGCAGCGATTGAAGCCGCCAGGGCTGGCGAACAAGGTCGTGGCTTTGCTGTGGTTGCTGATGAGGTTCGAGTGCTGTCTCAGCGAACTCATGCTTCAACAGAAGAAATTGAAGACAAAATCAAGCGATTGCAACAAGCGACCAATGGTGCGGTGAAAGTCATGACACAAAGCCATGATATGGCGAAGACAAGCGTGCACGATGTGGACATGGCGGAAGAGAGCTTGGCGCAAATCCGTGAAGCGATTCAGATGATCAGCGACATGGCGACTCAGATCGCTTCTGCTGCTGAAGAGCAATCACTGGTTACTGCGGAAATTAATGCTAATACTGAGTCTGTACGTGAAGTGAGTGATGTTATGGCACTCGACGCAACAGACGCTGTTTCACAAGCGGATCAGCTCAGTCACTTAGCCAGCGATTTGAAGCAAGAGTTGTCACGATTCAAGCTTTAA
- a CDS encoding NYN domain-containing protein, whose translation MENIAILVDVQNVYYTTRDKYRSNFDYNQFWYVATEGRNVVAANAYAISSQDPKQRQFHHILRGVGFNVKLKPFIQRRDGSAKGDWDVGIALDAIELAETVDTIVLVSGDGDFEILVERIKERFGKPVEVYGVPGLTAQNLIDSASKFVPIEKDFLL comes from the coding sequence ATGGAAAACATAGCAATTTTGGTCGACGTTCAGAACGTTTACTACACGACACGCGATAAATACCGTTCTAACTTCGACTATAACCAGTTTTGGTATGTTGCCACGGAAGGGCGTAACGTTGTTGCCGCTAATGCTTACGCAATCTCTAGCCAAGATCCTAAACAGCGCCAATTTCACCATATCCTTCGAGGTGTCGGCTTTAACGTGAAACTGAAACCATTTATCCAGCGCCGAGACGGCAGTGCAAAAGGTGACTGGGATGTCGGTATTGCTTTAGATGCTATAGAACTCGCTGAAACGGTTGATACGATCGTTCTGGTATCTGGAGACGGTGACTTTGAAATCCTCGTAGAACGAATCAAGGAACGTTTTGGTAAGCCTGTCGAGGTGTACGGTGTTCCGGGATTAACTGCTCAAAATCTTATCGATTCTGCCTCAAAATTTGTACCGATTGAAAAAGATTTCCTTCTTTAG
- the cobA gene encoding uroporphyrinogen-III C-methyltransferase, whose product MSEVSSSNVKEVHNGFVSLVGAGPGDPDLLTLKAARVIQQADVLVYDRLVSKDILAMANPDAEMLYVGKKLDHHCVPQDQINQLLVTKAKENKHVVRLKGGDSFIFGRGGEECETLAENDVRFEVIPGITAAAGATAYAGIPLTHRDHAQSVQFITGHLKKDGEDIDWQSLAQHNHTIVFYMGLKESPNIQKNLLDNGMRADMPVAIIENGTRQEQKVYRGGLSDLANLASVAKSPALIVVGSVAQLHEKLDWFNK is encoded by the coding sequence ATGTCAGAAGTATCGTCATCGAATGTTAAAGAAGTACACAACGGATTTGTTTCATTGGTAGGTGCAGGTCCAGGCGACCCAGACTTACTTACGTTAAAAGCGGCACGCGTGATTCAGCAAGCAGACGTTTTGGTTTATGACCGCTTGGTATCAAAAGATATCTTAGCGATGGCTAACCCAGACGCAGAAATGCTGTATGTGGGCAAAAAGCTTGATCATCATTGTGTACCGCAAGATCAGATCAACCAATTATTGGTCACTAAAGCAAAAGAGAATAAACATGTAGTACGCCTGAAAGGTGGTGACTCGTTTATCTTTGGACGTGGCGGGGAAGAGTGTGAAACTCTGGCTGAGAATGACGTGAGATTTGAAGTCATTCCTGGTATCACTGCAGCTGCTGGTGCTACGGCTTATGCGGGCATCCCGTTGACTCACCGTGACCACGCGCAAAGCGTCCAGTTTATTACCGGCCACTTAAAGAAAGATGGCGAAGATATCGACTGGCAATCTCTTGCTCAACACAATCACACGATCGTGTTCTACATGGGTTTAAAAGAGAGTCCGAATATTCAGAAGAATCTACTCGATAATGGTATGCGAGCTGACATGCCGGTTGCGATAATCGAAAATGGAACACGCCAGGAGCAGAAGGTGTATCGAGGTGGGTTGAGTGACTTAGCTAACCTTGCAAGCGTCGCTAAAAGCCCGGCTTTGATCGTTGTTGGCAGCGTGGCTCAGCTTCATGAAAAACTTGATTGGTTTAACAAGTAA
- a CDS encoding lipase codes for MKPLKRYQYERYAVLCNLAYPRVFKQTRYGFDPNGQRIIKNQFGKTMIRVLWSSDKDEVVVVIKGSHSVSDWLLNFALWTRSCKRIGLNYRVHAGFYHLMFQESQPNRNEDKLGLTVIERLEATLIPLLEQGKRISITGHSSGGAIGCVFADYFEQKYPGCIKRIVTFGQPAIGDWSFRKHYRLSKKTYRICCDIDIVTFMPPVPLLYWHVGKVLWLYNGRIYENTPTFIRLGRSIFSWLIRPFSYHLMSKYIRNTDFFDKH; via the coding sequence GTGAAGCCACTAAAACGATACCAATATGAGCGCTACGCCGTTCTATGTAACCTAGCCTACCCTAGAGTTTTTAAGCAAACTCGATATGGTTTCGACCCTAATGGACAGCGCATCATAAAGAACCAGTTTGGTAAAACCATGATTCGAGTGCTTTGGAGCAGCGACAAAGATGAAGTGGTTGTGGTTATTAAAGGATCACACAGCGTGTCAGACTGGCTGCTTAACTTCGCCCTATGGACAAGAAGCTGCAAAAGGATTGGACTCAATTACCGCGTACATGCTGGCTTCTATCATCTGATGTTTCAGGAAAGCCAACCAAACCGTAATGAAGATAAGCTTGGCTTAACGGTAATTGAACGCTTGGAAGCGACGCTCATCCCGCTTTTAGAACAAGGCAAAAGAATCTCTATTACTGGTCACTCATCCGGTGGTGCTATTGGTTGTGTGTTTGCTGACTACTTTGAGCAAAAGTATCCAGGCTGCATTAAGCGAATCGTCACCTTTGGGCAACCTGCGATTGGTGATTGGAGTTTTCGAAAGCACTATCGCTTGAGTAAGAAGACCTACCGCATCTGTTGTGATATCGACATCGTGACCTTCATGCCGCCCGTGCCTTTACTGTATTGGCATGTAGGAAAGGTACTTTGGCTCTACAACGGCAGAATCTATGAAAACACTCCAACGTTTATTCGCCTTGGACGTTCTATTTTTAGTTGGTTAATAAGACCTTTCTCTTACCACTTGATGAGCAAGTATATCCGCAACACAGATTTCTTTGATAAACATTGA
- the viaA gene encoding ATPase RavA stimulator ViaA, with protein MLGADGLNLALMVADSGIIDTAMNDLIARSQVMMAAENKGVKTSVKNHLVKWRGKVKKRVTKVCETDRFQEEIALYQEVIHWDEPQFFDEIDSVIKKLEWHSAFYLQARRLMEHNKGVYNAMFPHYFCDQWYQSLSDAIKQAQVTELETSKEKVLADLYQRMETMKNMDKVTESGDEGSVGRLWDMASAKLSKTDLTVMKRHAEFLNKHKGLQEIAEKLGRMAGEEDDPSLHKAPVEELQMVEEKSDEAVDDIVGIHESDDLNKMLPNETMFLAYPELEVIFYKHLADKRLLSYRSQGKSRTLRKVKAQKPDSKNVDIEKGPFIVCVDASGSMSGFPEQSAKAMAYALMQIALAEERDCYVILFSSEQITYELTRQDGLREASDFLSYSFHGGTDLEPVLMKSIDLMTGDKYKNADLIVLSDFIAPKQSDEMIAQVEKLKEHKNRFHAVSLSKYGNPQLMTMFDHCWAYHPSLVGRFMKKW; from the coding sequence ATGTTAGGAGCAGACGGCTTAAACCTTGCTTTAATGGTTGCTGACTCAGGCATCATAGATACAGCGATGAATGATCTCATCGCTCGTTCTCAGGTCATGATGGCTGCTGAGAACAAAGGCGTGAAAACGTCGGTAAAAAATCACTTGGTGAAATGGCGCGGTAAAGTGAAAAAACGCGTCACCAAGGTATGTGAGACCGACCGATTCCAAGAAGAAATCGCACTTTACCAAGAAGTCATTCACTGGGATGAGCCCCAGTTTTTTGATGAGATTGACAGTGTCATCAAAAAATTGGAGTGGCACTCAGCGTTTTACCTTCAAGCAAGACGTCTGATGGAACACAACAAAGGCGTTTACAATGCGATGTTCCCACACTATTTCTGCGATCAGTGGTATCAATCACTGTCTGACGCAATCAAGCAAGCGCAAGTTACCGAACTTGAAACCAGCAAAGAGAAAGTCTTAGCCGATCTATACCAACGCATGGAAACCATGAAAAACATGGATAAAGTGACTGAATCTGGTGATGAAGGCAGCGTAGGGCGCTTGTGGGATATGGCATCGGCTAAGTTAAGTAAAACTGACTTAACCGTAATGAAGCGTCATGCTGAATTCTTAAATAAGCATAAAGGCCTACAAGAAATCGCCGAAAAACTTGGCCGCATGGCGGGTGAAGAAGATGATCCTTCGCTACACAAAGCCCCTGTAGAAGAGCTGCAGATGGTCGAAGAGAAAAGCGATGAAGCGGTTGATGACATTGTCGGGATTCACGAAAGTGATGACCTCAACAAGATGTTGCCAAACGAGACTATGTTCCTAGCTTATCCTGAACTCGAAGTTATCTTCTACAAGCATTTGGCTGACAAGCGCTTACTCAGTTACCGTTCGCAAGGTAAATCTCGTACGTTACGCAAAGTGAAGGCGCAAAAGCCGGATAGCAAGAACGTTGATATCGAAAAAGGCCCATTTATCGTTTGTGTGGACGCGTCTGGCTCGATGAGTGGCTTCCCAGAGCAATCTGCCAAAGCAATGGCTTATGCTTTGATGCAAATCGCTCTTGCGGAAGAACGAGACTGCTACGTGATTCTGTTCTCTTCTGAGCAGATCACCTATGAGCTAACACGACAAGATGGCCTGCGTGAGGCAAGTGATTTCTTAAGTTACTCATTCCACGGTGGTACGGATTTAGAACCTGTGCTGATGAAGTCGATTGATTTGATGACGGGTGATAAGTACAAAAACGCAGATTTGATTGTGCTTTCTGATTTTATTGCGCCTAAGCAGTCAGACGAGATGATCGCTCAAGTCGAAAAGCTGAAAGAACACAAAAACCGTTTCCATGCAGTGAGCTTATCTAAGTACGGTAACCCTCAACTCATGACCATGTTTGACCATTGTTGGGCATATCACCCAAGCTTAGTTGGTCGTTTCATGAAGAAGTGGTAA